The proteins below are encoded in one region of Thioalkalivibrio sp. K90mix:
- the glnA gene encoding glutamate--ammonia ligase translates to MSAADVLKQIQEKEVRFVDFRFTDSKGKEQHVTVPAHELDEEAFEEGKMFDGSSISGWKGINESDMILMPDAESAVLDPFFEDMTMNIRCDVVEPATMQGYDRCPRSLARRAEAYLQSTGIADTALFGPENEFFVFDDVKWGADLSGSYCRVDSSEASWNSERVYEDGNIGHRPGVKGGYFPVPPVDSLHDIRSTMCEVMTEMGLHTEVHHHEVATAGQCEIGVGAATLTQKADEVQILKYVVQNVAHMHGKTATFMPKPIVGDNGSGMHVHQSLSKDGKNLFSGDLYGGLSETALYYIGGIIKHARSLNAFTNPSTNSYKRLVPGFEAPVMLAYSARNRSASLRIPFVMSPKARRIELRFPDSTANPYLAFAAMLMAGLDGIQNKIHPGDAMDKNLYDLPPEEEKGIPQVCHSLDQALEALNQDREYLTQGGVFTDDMIDAYIDLKMEEVTRMRMTTHPVEFDMYYSL, encoded by the coding sequence ATGTCCGCAGCCGACGTGCTGAAACAGATCCAGGAAAAGGAAGTCCGCTTTGTCGACTTCCGCTTCACCGACTCCAAGGGCAAGGAACAGCATGTCACTGTGCCGGCCCATGAACTCGACGAAGAGGCCTTTGAAGAAGGCAAGATGTTCGACGGCTCCTCGATCTCCGGCTGGAAGGGCATCAACGAGTCCGACATGATCCTGATGCCGGACGCGGAGTCCGCCGTCCTCGATCCGTTCTTCGAAGACATGACCATGAACATCCGCTGCGACGTGGTCGAGCCGGCCACCATGCAGGGCTACGACCGCTGCCCGCGCTCCCTGGCGCGCCGCGCCGAGGCCTACCTGCAGAGCACCGGCATCGCCGACACCGCGCTGTTCGGTCCGGAGAACGAGTTCTTCGTGTTCGACGACGTGAAGTGGGGTGCCGACCTGTCCGGCTCCTACTGCCGCGTGGACTCCTCCGAGGCCTCCTGGAACTCCGAGCGCGTCTACGAAGACGGCAACATCGGTCACCGTCCGGGCGTGAAGGGGGGCTACTTCCCGGTCCCGCCGGTCGACAGCCTGCACGACATCCGCTCGACCATGTGCGAAGTGATGACCGAGATGGGCCTGCACACCGAGGTACACCACCACGAGGTCGCCACCGCCGGCCAGTGCGAGATCGGTGTCGGTGCCGCGACGCTGACCCAGAAGGCGGACGAGGTACAGATCCTGAAGTACGTGGTCCAGAACGTCGCCCACATGCACGGCAAGACGGCGACCTTCATGCCCAAGCCGATCGTCGGCGACAACGGCTCCGGCATGCACGTGCACCAGTCGCTGTCCAAGGACGGCAAGAACCTGTTCTCCGGCGACCTGTACGGCGGCCTGTCCGAGACCGCGCTGTACTACATCGGCGGCATCATCAAGCACGCCCGCTCGCTGAACGCCTTCACCAACCCGTCCACCAACAGCTACAAGCGCCTGGTGCCGGGCTTCGAGGCGCCGGTGATGCTGGCCTACTCCGCGCGTAACCGCTCGGCCTCTCTGCGCATCCCGTTCGTGATGAGCCCGAAGGCCCGCCGCATCGAGCTGCGCTTCCCGGACTCCACCGCCAACCCGTACCTGGCCTTCGCCGCGATGCTGATGGCCGGCCTGGACGGCATCCAGAACAAGATCCACCCGGGTGACGCGATGGACAAGAACCTCTACGACCTGCCGCCGGAAGAGGAAAAGGGCATCCCGCAGGTCTGCCATTCGCTGGACCAGGCGCTGGAAGCCCTGAACCAGGATCGCGAATACCTGACCCAGGGTGGCGTGTTCACCGACGACATGATCGATGCCTACATCGACCTGAAGATGGAAGAAGTCACGCGCATGCGCATGACCACCCACCCGGTCGAGTTCGACATGTACTACAGCCTGTAA